One genomic region from Aureibacillus halotolerans encodes:
- the lon gene encoding endopeptidase La, protein MVKSTEKIVPLLPLRGLIVYPSMVLHLDVGRDKSVQALEKAMMEDHLVFLSTQKEIGQDDPTHEDIYAIGTLSKVKQMLKLPNGTIRVLVEGLSRGKIDSFVENEDTFVVRIDALEEEPDADVEAQALSRSLLAQFEKYTKLSKKVTTETYATVSDIDDPGRMADLIASHLSLKMKEKQEILETLDAKERLRKLIKLITNEREVLAMEKKISQRVKQSMERTQKEYYLREQLKAIQQELGDREGKTGEVADLKERIEAANMPENVSEAALKELDRYEKIPASSAESSVIRNYIDTLLSLPWTEETEDVHDIERSSDILNDDHYGLEKVKERVLEFLAVQQLTKSLKGPILCLVGPPGVGKTSLANSIAESLGRKFVRVSLGGVRDEAEIRGHRRTYVGAMPGRMIQGMKKAGTINPVFLLDEIDKMANDFRGDPASAMLEVLDPEQNRHFRDHYLEETYDLSNVMFVATANNLSTIPSPLLDRMEIIHIAGYTEVEKLHIAKNHLFPKQLKAHGLSKGKLQMRDEAILKLLRHYTREAGVRGLERQLANLCRKAAKQIVSSEKKRIILTEKTIESMLGKPLYRYGQAEVKDQIGAATGLAYTIAGGDTLSIEVSLSPGKGKLILTGKLGDVMKESAQAAFSYIRSRADELDIAHDFHETRDIHIHVPEGAVPKDGPSAGITIATALISALTERPVRKEVGMTGEITLRGRVLPIGGLKEKTLSAHRAGLTTIIAPLENKKDLEDIPNSVQEVLDFHFVSHLDEVLDIALLKAENMS, encoded by the coding sequence ATGGTGAAATCAACAGAAAAAATTGTACCATTACTACCATTGAGAGGACTGATTGTGTATCCGTCAATGGTGCTTCATTTAGATGTAGGACGTGACAAGTCCGTTCAAGCATTAGAAAAGGCAATGATGGAGGATCATTTAGTTTTCCTTTCTACACAAAAGGAGATTGGTCAGGACGATCCAACACATGAAGATATTTATGCCATAGGTACGCTCTCGAAGGTGAAGCAAATGCTAAAGCTTCCGAACGGCACGATCCGAGTGCTTGTGGAAGGGTTATCGAGAGGTAAAATCGATTCATTTGTTGAAAACGAGGATACTTTTGTTGTTCGTATTGATGCTCTTGAAGAAGAGCCTGATGCAGATGTTGAAGCTCAGGCGCTCTCAAGAAGCTTGCTTGCACAGTTCGAAAAATATACGAAGCTGTCTAAGAAGGTGACGACAGAAACGTACGCCACGGTTTCTGATATCGACGATCCTGGTCGCATGGCAGATTTAATTGCTTCTCATTTGTCACTGAAAATGAAGGAAAAACAGGAGATTCTGGAGACGCTCGATGCCAAGGAACGTTTGCGTAAACTAATTAAGCTCATAACCAACGAGCGTGAAGTGCTGGCGATGGAAAAGAAAATCAGTCAGCGCGTAAAGCAGTCAATGGAACGAACGCAAAAAGAATATTATTTACGTGAACAGCTTAAAGCCATTCAGCAAGAGCTCGGTGATCGCGAAGGCAAAACCGGTGAAGTGGCAGATCTTAAGGAACGTATCGAAGCAGCCAATATGCCAGAAAATGTGTCTGAGGCAGCGTTGAAAGAGTTGGATCGGTATGAAAAGATTCCAGCTTCTTCAGCCGAAAGCTCTGTTATTCGAAACTATATTGATACGCTTTTGTCCTTGCCATGGACAGAGGAAACTGAAGATGTACATGACATTGAACGTTCAAGCGATATTTTAAATGACGATCATTATGGACTTGAGAAGGTCAAAGAAAGAGTGCTGGAATTTTTAGCTGTCCAACAACTGACCAAGTCCTTAAAGGGACCTATTCTTTGCCTTGTTGGTCCTCCAGGCGTGGGGAAAACATCCTTGGCGAACTCCATTGCTGAATCACTAGGAAGAAAATTCGTTCGAGTGTCACTCGGAGGCGTTCGCGATGAGGCGGAAATTCGTGGCCATCGCCGTACGTATGTGGGCGCTATGCCGGGGCGAATGATTCAAGGAATGAAAAAGGCAGGGACAATTAACCCAGTCTTCCTTCTTGATGAAATTGACAAGATGGCAAATGACTTTCGTGGTGATCCAGCATCGGCAATGCTTGAGGTGCTTGACCCTGAACAAAACCGTCATTTTAGGGATCATTATTTGGAAGAAACGTATGACCTTTCAAATGTAATGTTTGTAGCCACTGCCAATAACCTTAGTACGATCCCTTCGCCTTTGTTAGATCGGATGGAAATTATTCATATCGCAGGATATACGGAGGTAGAAAAGCTTCATATTGCCAAAAATCATCTGTTTCCTAAACAGTTAAAAGCCCACGGTTTATCAAAAGGGAAACTGCAAATGAGAGATGAGGCCATTCTAAAGCTTCTTCGTCATTACACAAGAGAAGCTGGGGTTCGAGGACTTGAACGTCAGCTGGCGAATCTTTGCCGTAAAGCAGCGAAACAAATTGTGTCCTCCGAAAAGAAACGCATCATTTTAACGGAAAAAACGATTGAATCGATGCTTGGAAAACCGCTCTATCGATATGGCCAAGCTGAGGTGAAAGATCAGATTGGTGCAGCGACAGGGCTAGCGTATACGATCGCTGGTGGTGACACGCTTTCAATTGAGGTGTCTTTATCACCGGGAAAAGGAAAACTCATATTAACCGGTAAGCTCGGTGATGTAATGAAGGAATCTGCGCAGGCCGCATTTAGCTATATTCGCTCTCGTGCAGATGAGTTAGACATTGCTCATGATTTCCATGAAACACGAGATATTCACATTCACGTGCCTGAGGGTGCCGTACCAAAGGACGGACCTTCAGCTGGTATTACAATCGCGACAGCGTTAATCTCTGCACTCACAGAACGTCCTGTACGTAAAGAAGTGGGTATGACGGGTGAAATCACTTTAAGAGGTCGTGTGTTGCCAATTGGCGGCTTAAAAGAAAAAACGTTAAGCGCTCATCGGGCTGGTTTAACGACGATTATTGCACCATTAGAAAATAAAAAAGACTTAGAAGACATTCCGAACAGTGTTCAAGAGGTGCTTGATTTTCATTTTGTGAGTCACTTGGATGAAGTGTTGGATATTGCTCTTCTTAAGGCGGAGAACATGTCATGA
- the yihA gene encoding ribosome biogenesis GTP-binding protein YihA/YsxC, whose product MKVISADLEVVAVKPEQFPKDRRPEIALSGRSNVGKSSFVNTMLARKALARTSQRPGKTQTLNFYSINEAFYFVDVPGYGYAKVSKTERAKWGEMMENYFSNSECLKGVVQLVDARHAPSVDDVQMYHFLKHFEVPVIIVATKVDKLKKTHVPKHVKLVKQTLDFDDQDQFVLFSSMTGQGKDDAWGAVRQLIQI is encoded by the coding sequence ATGAAGGTCATCTCAGCAGATTTAGAAGTCGTTGCCGTTAAGCCTGAACAATTCCCGAAGGATCGTCGTCCGGAAATCGCTCTTTCCGGCCGTTCGAACGTCGGGAAATCATCATTTGTTAACACAATGCTTGCGCGAAAAGCGTTGGCTCGTACGTCACAACGTCCTGGTAAAACACAAACGTTGAATTTTTACAGTATTAATGAGGCCTTTTATTTTGTCGATGTTCCTGGATATGGCTACGCGAAAGTGTCAAAGACCGAGCGTGCTAAATGGGGAGAAATGATGGAAAATTATTTTTCTAACAGTGAATGTCTAAAAGGAGTCGTTCAGCTCGTCGATGCGCGTCATGCGCCCTCGGTGGATGATGTGCAAATGTATCACTTTTTAAAGCATTTCGAGGTTCCAGTCATTATCGTTGCAACGAAGGTTGATAAATTGAAAAAAACACATGTGCCAAAACATGTGAAGCTTGTGAAACAAACATTGGATTTTGATGACCAAGATCAGTTCGTATTGTTCTCCTCGATGACAGGTCAAGGGAAGGACGATGCGTGGGGAGCGGTTCGTCAGCTCATTCAAATATAA
- the hemA gene encoding glutamyl-tRNA reductase, producing the protein MHIIAMSMNYKTVPVEFRERVSFDKESMPEALHTLREAKSILENVIVSTCNRTEIYVVADQVHTGRYYMRSFLAKWFDISLGEVEEGVTYFEDDDAIQHLFEVSCGLDSMVLGETQILGQIKDSFLIAQREQTTGTLFNQLFKQAITLAKRAHAETTIGESAVSVGYAAVELGKKIFGSLEGKHVLIVGAGKMSELAAKNLEGQGVASVSVMNRTYERAKELADRFDGDAMTFDGALDALAKADILISSTNASRYIITKDMVQAVEKKRKGKPFFLIDIAVPRDLDPAIHELDHMFLYDIDDLEGIVESNLEERKKQAENIRTMLVAEKRSFQEWLNTLGVVPMITSLREKALDIQSETMKSIERKMPDLTDRERKILNKHTKSIVNQLLKGPITKAKELAGESGSEDALKMFAEMFDLTETETAKEDTQKVFVSVADDDASERKWNRATAGT; encoded by the coding sequence ATGCATATCATCGCTATGAGCATGAACTATAAGACAGTTCCTGTCGAATTTCGGGAGCGCGTGTCATTTGACAAGGAATCAATGCCTGAAGCGTTGCATACGTTACGAGAAGCGAAAAGCATCCTTGAGAATGTGATTGTTTCAACATGCAATCGCACAGAAATTTATGTCGTTGCTGACCAGGTACATACTGGTCGTTATTACATGAGGTCTTTTTTAGCAAAATGGTTTGACATTTCTTTGGGTGAAGTTGAAGAAGGCGTCACGTATTTTGAGGACGACGATGCGATCCAACATTTGTTTGAGGTAAGTTGTGGACTAGATTCTATGGTTCTTGGGGAGACACAGATCCTCGGTCAAATAAAGGATAGCTTTTTGATTGCTCAACGTGAACAGACGACTGGAACCCTTTTTAACCAGTTATTTAAGCAAGCGATCACACTTGCAAAGAGGGCACACGCGGAAACAACAATTGGAGAAAGTGCCGTTTCTGTCGGTTATGCAGCCGTGGAGTTAGGCAAAAAGATCTTTGGCAGCCTTGAGGGCAAACACGTGCTTATTGTTGGTGCAGGAAAAATGAGCGAATTGGCGGCTAAAAATCTTGAAGGTCAAGGGGTCGCAAGCGTATCCGTGATGAACCGTACGTACGAGCGTGCGAAAGAGCTTGCAGACCGCTTTGATGGCGATGCAATGACTTTCGATGGCGCTCTTGATGCACTGGCGAAAGCTGATATTTTGATTAGCTCAACCAATGCAAGCCGCTATATTATTACGAAGGATATGGTGCAAGCCGTTGAAAAGAAGAGAAAAGGCAAGCCATTTTTCTTAATTGATATTGCCGTGCCAAGGGATTTGGATCCGGCGATTCATGAGCTTGACCATATGTTTTTATACGATATCGATGATTTAGAAGGCATTGTTGAAAGCAATTTGGAAGAGCGTAAAAAACAGGCAGAAAATATCCGGACGATGTTGGTAGCGGAAAAGCGCTCGTTTCAAGAATGGTTGAATACGTTAGGTGTCGTACCGATGATTACATCATTGCGTGAAAAAGCGCTTGATATTCAGTCGGAAACCATGAAAAGCATTGAGCGTAAAATGCCTGATCTCACAGATCGTGAACGCAAAATTCTCAACAAACATACAAAAAGTATCGTCAATCAGCTTCTGAAAGGACCGATTACAAAGGCGAAAGAGCTCGCAGGAGAGTCTGGTTCAGAGGACGCATTGAAAATGTTTGCAGAGATGTTCGATCTTACGGAGACGGAAACTGCGAAAGAAGATACGCAAAAAGTGTTCGTGTCTGTTGCTGACGATGATGCAAGTGAGAGGAAATGGAACCGCGCAACCGCTGGAACATAA
- a CDS encoding cytochrome C assembly family protein, translating into MMMIDPSLRWLFDAAVILYALSILFYFIDFVQNNRKASRIAFWLLAVVWVLQTTFFILKMIEMGRFPVLSMFEGMYFYTWLLVTFSLVMNRLIRVAFAVLFTNIVGFCFLVLHLFSPQQYESAMLSEKLMSELAILHIAMAFIAYGAFTLAFVFSLLYVLQYKWLKKRQWGTKLQRLSDLSHLEKLSFVFTILGVPLLFLSLILGTFWASLTVAHFQWYDPKVVGSFLVLAVYSVLLFWKASGRLFGLSMAKWTFISFCVLVANFYLVGIFSRFHIWSA; encoded by the coding sequence ATGATGATGATAGATCCTTCTTTACGCTGGCTCTTTGATGCAGCGGTAATCCTTTATGCGTTGAGCATACTATTTTATTTTATAGATTTTGTCCAAAACAACCGGAAGGCCAGCCGAATTGCCTTCTGGTTGCTTGCCGTTGTATGGGTATTACAAACGACTTTTTTTATTTTGAAAATGATTGAGATGGGTCGTTTTCCGGTACTTTCAATGTTCGAAGGGATGTATTTTTATACGTGGCTGCTCGTGACCTTTTCACTGGTGATGAATCGATTGATACGAGTGGCATTTGCTGTCCTTTTCACGAATATTGTCGGATTTTGTTTTCTTGTCTTGCATTTGTTTTCACCTCAGCAATATGAGTCTGCAATGCTAAGCGAGAAGTTAATGTCAGAGCTGGCCATTTTACATATTGCTATGGCGTTTATTGCGTATGGGGCATTCACGCTGGCCTTTGTGTTTTCCCTGTTGTATGTCTTGCAGTACAAATGGTTGAAAAAACGTCAATGGGGCACAAAGCTCCAGCGTTTAAGTGATCTGTCGCACCTTGAGAAGCTCTCGTTTGTCTTCACCATCCTTGGTGTGCCATTGCTTTTTTTATCGCTTATTTTAGGAACCTTTTGGGCCTCGCTTACTGTCGCTCATTTTCAGTGGTATGACCCAAAGGTCGTTGGCTCATTTCTAGTGCTGGCCGTTTATAGTGTACTCCTGTTCTGGAAAGCGTCCGGGCGATTGTTTGGCCTGTCGATGGCAAAATGGACGTTTATTAGTTTTTGCGTGCTCGTAGCCAATTTTTATTTGGTCGGTATTTTTTCACGATTTCATATTTGGTCTGCTTAA
- the hemC gene encoding hydroxymethylbilane synthase, with protein sequence MRTITIGSRRSQLALTQTRWVIEKLKANNVPFSFEIEEIVTKGDRILDVTLSKIGGKALFVKEIEQALLEERIDMAVHSMKDVPSEVPEGFVIACIPEREDERDAFISTSGQRLEELPEGAVIGTSSLRRGAQVLAKRPDVRIVPLRGNIDTRLKKLKDEPFDAIILAAAGLKRMGWSEEVVTEYLAPTEFIPAVGQGALALECRKEDSALIEALQALHHKETALRVDAERAFLYDIEGSCQIPVAGWAELYEDGVRLTALVASPDGKTILQETVTGKDPNAVGKEAARRLVDRGAKDLLKSLEGYEGK encoded by the coding sequence TTGAGGACAATAACGATAGGATCAAGACGAAGCCAATTGGCTTTGACACAAACACGTTGGGTGATCGAAAAGCTAAAAGCCAATAATGTCCCTTTTTCATTTGAGATTGAAGAAATTGTGACAAAAGGAGACCGTATTTTAGATGTGACGTTGTCCAAAATTGGAGGCAAAGCTCTTTTCGTAAAGGAAATTGAACAGGCCTTGCTTGAAGAGCGAATTGACATGGCGGTTCATAGCATGAAGGATGTCCCGTCTGAAGTTCCCGAAGGCTTTGTCATTGCATGCATTCCTGAAAGGGAGGATGAGAGAGATGCCTTTATCTCAACATCCGGTCAACGGCTTGAAGAGCTACCTGAAGGCGCTGTAATTGGAACAAGCAGTCTGCGACGTGGCGCACAGGTCCTTGCGAAACGTCCAGATGTAAGAATTGTCCCTTTGCGAGGCAATATTGACACACGACTTAAAAAGCTTAAGGATGAGCCGTTTGACGCCATTATTTTAGCTGCTGCAGGTTTAAAAAGGATGGGTTGGTCAGAAGAAGTTGTGACCGAATACTTGGCACCGACGGAATTTATTCCTGCTGTTGGACAAGGCGCATTGGCGCTTGAATGTCGCAAAGAAGATAGTGCGTTAATTGAAGCGCTACAAGCTTTGCATCATAAAGAGACGGCATTGCGTGTCGATGCTGAAAGAGCCTTTTTGTATGATATCGAAGGAAGCTGTCAAATTCCGGTTGCAGGCTGGGCAGAGCTTTATGAAGATGGTGTTCGGCTTACGGCACTCGTGGCATCCCCAGATGGGAAAACCATTTTACAGGAAACGGTAACAGGGAAAGATCCAAATGCAGTGGGGAAAGAAGCGGCACGTCGGCTTGTAGACCGTGGTGCGAAAGATCTTTTGAAGTCCTTAGAAGGCTATGAAGGAAAGTAA
- a CDS encoding uroporphyrinogen-III synthase: protein MKESKPTKVLIPKAYQDASNLAAMIEERGGVVDCFPVLKIEDFDMSPLNEWLVHDWIVFTSVHAIASVKRQIGLEWLCDKKVACVGNKTAMWLRSEGIAPVLVPERYSSQSLGEKLLVQVTVNESLLHFCSSLSEDRFIQTLRSHGLNAVQMVVYQNHANEAIRPDLQRSLESQMWDIALFTSPSTFEYTLHLTNTTPEAWKQVQCFCIGPATAKALKNKGIVPKGIASEHTLEGLQETLSSAQVL from the coding sequence ATGAAGGAAAGTAAACCAACCAAAGTCCTTATCCCAAAAGCCTATCAAGACGCCTCAAACCTTGCTGCGATGATTGAAGAAAGGGGCGGCGTTGTCGATTGCTTCCCTGTTTTGAAGATAGAGGACTTCGATATGAGCCCCTTGAATGAGTGGTTAGTACATGACTGGATTGTTTTTACGAGCGTCCATGCAATTGCTTCAGTTAAGCGCCAGATCGGCTTAGAGTGGCTTTGCGATAAAAAGGTTGCTTGTGTAGGGAACAAGACAGCGATGTGGTTACGATCGGAAGGTATCGCTCCTGTTCTCGTTCCTGAGCGCTATTCTTCGCAGTCACTAGGTGAAAAGCTTTTGGTGCAAGTGACTGTTAACGAATCGCTGCTGCATTTTTGTAGCAGTTTATCGGAGGATCGTTTCATTCAAACCTTACGTAGTCATGGCCTCAACGCTGTGCAAATGGTCGTCTATCAAAACCATGCGAATGAAGCGATTCGTCCTGATCTACAACGCTCTTTGGAAAGCCAAATGTGGGATATCGCTCTGTTTACAAGTCCATCAACCTTCGAGTACACACTCCATTTAACGAATACCACTCCTGAGGCATGGAAGCAGGTTCAGTGCTTTTGTATTGGGCCAGCAACGGCAAAAGCCTTGAAAAATAAGGGGATTGTACCAAAAGGAATTGCAAGTGAGCATACGCTTGAAGGCTTACAGGAGACGTTGTCTTCTGCGCAAGTGTTGTAA
- the hemB gene encoding porphobilinogen synthase, which yields MTFDRHRRLRRTATMRSMVKETTLSVADLVYPLFVVEGKHIRNEVASMPGVEHVSLDELPKDISDIQELGIPAILLFGVPGAKDDVGSQAYADEGIVQRATKLIKELAPDLLVIADTCLCQYTDHGHCGIIHDGYVDNDESLSLLVKTAVSQAAAGADVIAPSNMMDGFVQAIRQGLDEHGFVDVPIMSYAVKYASSFYGPFRDAAHSTPQFGDRKTYQMDPANRLEALREAVSDVNEGADMLIVKPALSFLDILRDVRNETNVPVVAYNVSGEYAMIKAAAQNGWLSEKETVQEMLTSMKRAGADIIITYFAKDVARWLKEEQE from the coding sequence ATGACATTTGACAGGCATCGGCGCTTACGTCGAACAGCGACAATGCGATCCATGGTCAAGGAGACGACATTATCCGTCGCCGATCTAGTGTATCCATTGTTTGTTGTTGAAGGAAAGCACATACGGAATGAGGTCGCTTCAATGCCTGGGGTGGAGCATGTATCCTTAGATGAACTCCCTAAGGACATTTCCGATATTCAAGAGCTTGGCATTCCAGCCATTTTATTGTTTGGTGTTCCGGGAGCAAAGGACGATGTAGGGTCTCAGGCTTATGCTGATGAAGGCATCGTACAACGTGCAACAAAGCTCATTAAGGAACTTGCGCCAGATCTTCTGGTCATTGCTGACACGTGCTTGTGCCAGTATACGGACCATGGGCATTGCGGCATTATTCATGATGGGTATGTGGACAATGACGAATCGCTTTCACTTCTTGTGAAGACGGCGGTATCGCAAGCCGCGGCAGGCGCAGATGTGATTGCGCCATCAAACATGATGGATGGATTTGTACAAGCCATTCGTCAAGGCTTGGATGAACATGGTTTTGTGGATGTTCCGATCATGTCCTATGCTGTAAAATATGCGTCCTCCTTTTATGGGCCATTTCGAGATGCAGCCCACAGCACGCCACAGTTCGGTGATCGAAAAACGTATCAGATGGACCCGGCAAATCGGTTAGAGGCGTTACGCGAAGCTGTATCAGATGTCAACGAAGGAGCGGACATGCTTATCGTCAAACCTGCGTTATCCTTTTTAGATATTCTAAGAGATGTTCGAAATGAAACGAATGTCCCTGTCGTTGCATACAACGTCAGCGGAGAATATGCCATGATTAAAGCGGCAGCTCAAAATGGTTGGTTGTCTGAAAAAGAAACCGTGCAGGAAATGCTGACGAGTATGAAAAGAGCAGGTGCCGATATCATCATTACGTATTTTGCTAAGGACGTAGCACGGTGGTTAAAGGAGGAGCAAGAATGA
- the hemL gene encoding glutamate-1-semialdehyde 2,1-aminomutase: protein MNSYEKSKQAFQTAVKLMPGGVNSPVRAFKSVGMDPVFMKRGSGALIEDIDENKYIDYVLSWGPLILGHANPQVVQALQETTALGTSFGAPTEIENELAQLVIDRVPSIDVVRMVNSGTEATMSALRLARGFTGRNKILKFEGCYHGHGDSLLIKAGSGVATLGLPDSPGVPASVASQTITVPYNDLASVSLAFEQYGDDIAAVIVEPVAGNMGVVPPQEGFLEGLREVTTNQGALLIFDEVMTGFRVGYNCAQGHFGVTPDITCLGKVIGGGLPVGAYGGKAEIMEHIAPSGPIYQAGTLSGNPLAMTAGYETLRQLTPETYTALEQKATFLEEGMSAAAEAAGVPHWFNRAGSMLGFFFTDQPVINFEVASSSNLDSFSTYYRAMMEEGVFLPPSQFEGLFLSTAHTDEQLQKTVEAAKVAFAKI, encoded by the coding sequence ATGAACTCATACGAAAAGTCAAAGCAAGCATTTCAAACGGCAGTCAAATTAATGCCTGGAGGCGTAAACTCGCCAGTTCGAGCATTTAAAAGCGTAGGCATGGACCCTGTATTTATGAAGCGTGGGTCTGGGGCATTGATCGAAGACATTGACGAAAACAAGTACATTGATTATGTGCTCTCATGGGGACCGCTTATTTTAGGACATGCAAATCCACAGGTTGTTCAAGCCTTACAGGAAACAACGGCGCTTGGGACAAGTTTTGGTGCACCGACCGAGATTGAGAATGAGCTCGCTCAGCTTGTCATTGATCGTGTTCCATCCATTGATGTGGTCAGAATGGTCAATTCAGGAACAGAAGCGACAATGAGTGCCCTGCGCCTTGCTAGAGGTTTTACAGGTCGAAACAAGATTCTTAAATTTGAAGGCTGTTATCATGGTCACGGCGACTCGCTTTTAATAAAAGCGGGGTCTGGCGTAGCGACGTTAGGGTTGCCGGATAGCCCTGGCGTACCGGCAAGTGTAGCGAGCCAAACAATTACTGTCCCTTACAACGATCTTGCTTCGGTTTCCCTTGCTTTTGAACAATATGGGGACGACATTGCCGCTGTCATTGTTGAGCCTGTGGCAGGAAACATGGGTGTGGTACCTCCTCAAGAAGGCTTTTTAGAAGGCTTGAGAGAAGTCACAACGAATCAAGGCGCATTGCTCATTTTTGATGAGGTCATGACAGGCTTTCGTGTTGGCTACAATTGTGCCCAAGGCCATTTTGGAGTGACACCGGATATTACGTGTCTTGGAAAAGTCATAGGCGGAGGGTTGCCTGTGGGTGCCTATGGAGGCAAAGCAGAAATTATGGAACATATCGCACCGTCTGGCCCGATTTATCAAGCAGGAACTCTTTCGGGGAACCCGCTTGCAATGACGGCAGGCTATGAAACATTACGTCAGCTTACGCCAGAAACGTATACAGCGCTTGAGCAGAAAGCAACTTTCCTTGAAGAAGGAATGTCTGCAGCGGCGGAAGCAGCAGGTGTTCCTCATTGGTTCAACCGTGCTGGCTCAATGCTAGGCTTTTTCTTCACAGATCAGCCAGTGATTAATTTTGAGGTAGCAAGCTCATCAAACCTCGACTCCTTTTCAACATATTATCGGGCAATGATGGAGGAAGGGGTCTTCTTACCACCTTCGCAATTTGAAGGCTTGTTCCTCTCAACGGCTCATACCGATGAACAGCTTCAAAAAACCGTCGAAGCAGCAAAAGTTGCCTTTGCAAAAATATAA
- a CDS encoding GNAT family N-acetyltransferase has protein sequence MQQFKMNESTKKEAEFIEKRIVEFNEENVAFEAAIPFSKLNKHVLNNDGEIIAGINCGYYLWRCVYIDALWVKDEFRNKGLASRLLLDIERTAKEYGIHLIHLDTFDFQALDFYLKHGYEIHGILEECPRDHRRYYLKKDIG, from the coding sequence ATGCAGCAGTTTAAAATGAATGAAAGTACAAAAAAAGAGGCTGAGTTTATCGAAAAAAGAATCGTGGAATTTAATGAGGAGAATGTTGCGTTTGAGGCTGCGATTCCCTTTTCAAAACTCAATAAGCACGTTCTGAACAATGATGGCGAGATCATCGCGGGAATCAATTGTGGCTATTATTTATGGAGATGTGTATACATTGACGCATTATGGGTCAAAGATGAGTTTCGAAATAAAGGTCTAGCAAGCAGACTGCTCCTTGATATTGAACGTACTGCAAAAGAATACGGAATCCACTTAATTCATTTAGACACGTTTGATTTTCAAGCATTAGATTTTTATCTCAAGCACGGCTATGAAATACACGGAATTCTTGAAGAGTGTCCTCGTGATCATCGTCGCTATTACTTGAAAAAGGATATTGGCTAA
- the spoVID gene encoding stage VI sporulation protein D: protein MAQGSSSLHFSLEESIAFRNEQSFEEFLSISLDPDISIIEQAQYVSIKGALVLSGEYEQREEQIHDTEFTSIRNVDEVTGGENGVLSFQHRFPVDITIPSHRIESLDHVYVTVESFDYDTTSQGNLNLQADVAISGILQEGSRADWQDQEIDDYEEDGEEFGLEDSVASQQREEQLRDEEAARSAVVHYTPTLPGESNEERELKAPARRDEQKSTYEQFEAIDYSETLPSYQREQEEDEQEDVLFHLEEMSTDQDEPRELVRHNRTPAFHFDSQAPSDDSNDDQAAVEKTSSTRNENALYLTKFLQQHEDGERLTRMKICIVQEGDSVEHLAEKYDVQSQQIVRENKLEDETLEEGQLLYIPVSVASK from the coding sequence ATGGCACAAGGGTCATCATCTCTGCATTTTTCCCTAGAAGAATCGATCGCGTTTCGTAACGAGCAGAGCTTTGAGGAATTTTTATCGATAAGCCTGGATCCTGATATTTCGATTATAGAGCAAGCGCAATATGTGAGCATTAAAGGGGCACTCGTCCTCTCGGGAGAATACGAACAGAGAGAAGAACAAATTCATGATACGGAATTTACATCCATTCGAAACGTAGATGAGGTCACAGGAGGAGAAAACGGGGTTCTGTCTTTTCAGCACCGCTTTCCGGTTGATATTACCATCCCTTCTCATCGGATTGAGAGCCTGGATCACGTATATGTCACGGTCGAATCGTTTGATTATGACACCACATCACAAGGGAACCTGAATCTACAAGCCGACGTTGCGATCTCAGGCATATTGCAGGAGGGGTCACGAGCGGATTGGCAGGATCAGGAGATTGACGACTATGAAGAAGACGGTGAGGAATTCGGTTTAGAAGATTCTGTGGCTTCGCAGCAAAGGGAGGAGCAACTCCGCGATGAGGAGGCTGCAAGGTCCGCTGTTGTCCATTATACGCCTACACTTCCTGGTGAAAGCAATGAGGAACGTGAGCTGAAGGCACCGGCTAGACGAGACGAGCAAAAGAGCACTTATGAACAGTTTGAGGCAATTGATTATTCAGAGACATTGCCATCTTATCAACGTGAGCAAGAAGAGGACGAACAGGAAGACGTGCTATTTCATTTGGAGGAAATGAGCACTGACCAGGATGAACCACGAGAGCTGGTTCGTCACAATAGGACGCCGGCATTTCACTTTGATTCGCAAGCGCCTTCTGATGACAGCAACGACGACCAAGCAGCTGTGGAAAAAACCTCTTCAACACGGAATGAAAATGCACTGTATTTAACGAAATTTTTGCAGCAGCATGAGGATGGCGAGCGGCTTACGCGGATGAAAATATGCATCGTTCAGGAAGGTGACTCCGTCGAGCATCTTGCTGAGAAATACGATGTGCAATCGCAGCAAATTGTGCGTGAAAATAAACTCGAAGACGAGACGCTTGAGGAAGGGCAACTTTTGTACATTCCTGTTAGCGTTGCCTCAAAATAA